AATAGGAGGAAATGTCAGGATGGCTTACTACGTCGAATGCAAAAAGCTTTGTAAATCTGCTAGTGGGGAAATCAGCCATTTGAGCAGCATGTGAAAGCACACAAAAGTAAAAGACACAAAGCAGTTCAAGTCCTTGTAGAAAACCGCAATTGTTGGATGCTGTTACAAGGACATGCATCTTTTATTTGTCGTAACAGTGTTGTGACAAAGAAGTCCAGAAATCTGCCGTCCACCAGGCGAGTTTAAGTACAGATGTGGCTAGGCCAAAGTTCACTAGCATTTTGACCCTCCAGCCAGTTGATATAAAGGTGTTATTGAGACCTATTGAATATCCAGTGTCAGGGCCTTTTGTCCCTGATATAAAGTAGGAACATTTATACCCCAGGCTATTTAATTTCATGTTGACATTATGTGCACTTATTGTGCTGTAAATGGGCTGTTTTGTTCTGCACTGGCTGCTGTGGACCAGTGCTTGTACTGCCTGAATATTTCATGCTTTTTATGTCGAGCCTTTGTGCAGTCGGGAATCTAGCAGCAACTTACTTTCCTTATGTGAACGGGGCGATGCCTTTGTGGTTGAGGTTCTTTACTAATGACTGGTTTTAAGTTGCAACCCCGAGGCTGCCTTTGCCTCATTGTTGGTCCACCAATCGCTCGTCTGCTTTATCTGTTTGGATTGCACTCTGCCTTATAAGTCAGTTTGAGTGAACTGCCGGATGAAAGGGAAGTGGTACACATTTCACCCTATTGCGTTTGTGAGTAATGGAGTAAAAACGAGAACTATTTTCCTGTACAGATGTAGAGATAAACGACACGTGATTCAAACGTCTGTTCAATATTGTCCCGTACGTGGAAGTGCATGCTCATAATGGTGCTCAAAAATAATTTTACAATAAAGTCAGTTGAGAGAGAGTTTAGAgggaaaaaatgcaaaagaaacGACTGCTTGTTCACAGCCGTACAGAGGCTTTGACCCAGGTTTTCCGTCAGGACTTACCCATTTAAGTCGAATCATGCTCAGGAAGTTACCACAGATAATGCCGCATGGCTCTTTTCTAAGAGCAGCGTATAATGTACATTTCCTTCAAGACTTTGTTAGATGTCCTTGAGTATGTTGTGTAATGAAAATTAAGGTGAAATCTAAGCtgcctttttattttatctgtaaTATGTTGTTGAGAACTTGTGCTGTAATGAATAAAGCTGCACACAAGTTATAGgtttgttaaattttttttatcaaaggTACCAGTTTTATGCGAATCGTCATTATTAAAAACCCTTAGGCCTTCAGAATGTGCAAAGGATCTGAATAGATCACCACTTAAAGGCTTGCCCTAAAAACTTCAAAAGCAGGCTAATGCGTCTATTCTTAGTAtctgttttttctcttcttatTTCCATTTGTCCCTGAGATAAGGAAACTATGTCTCAGTTCTTGTAGAGATGGTCATTTAATTTGTCTCTGGTGTCTGTTCCAGTCTAAAGTCaaagctctgttttttttctctctttttggtAGCCAAATATCCTGAGATAAAATCTCTCATGGGACCTGACCCTAGGCTGAAATGGATTGTCTGCATGATGGTAGCCATCCAGTTCCTGGCCTTTTACCTCATCAAGGATTTGGAATGGAAGTGGGTTCTATTTTGGACTTACGCATTCGGCAGTTGCATAAACCACTCCATGACTTTAGCCATCCATGAAATTTCCCACAACACAGCGTTTGGCAACAATCGTGCGAAATTGAATCGCTGGTTCGCCATCTTTGCCAACCTGCCCATTGGTCTGCCATACTCTGCCTCCTTCAAGCGCTACCATCTCGACCACCACCGCTATTTGGGTGGGGACGGCGTGGACGTGGACATCCCGACCGATTTCGAGGGATGGTTCTTTTGCACTCGCTTTCGCAAGTTTATTTGGATTATCCTTCAGCCGCTGTTCTATGCAATTCGGCCTCTGTGCATCAATCCCAAACCCATCAGCCGGCTGGAGATAGTTAATGCGCTTATCCAGTTCACATTCAACATTCTTCTCTACTGGATGTTGGGCACAAAGCCTTTGTTTTACATGCTGGCGGGCTCAATGTTGGGAATGGGCCTTCATCCCATCTCCGGACACTTCATTGCTGAGCATTACATGTTCCTCAAGGGCCACGAGACCTATTCTTATTATGGATCGCTGAATCTGCTCACCTTCAACGTCGGCTACCACAACGAGCATCACGATTTCCCCAGCATCCCAGGACGGAGGCTCCCTCTGGTAAGCTAATCAGTTCTGAACGCTTTTCCTTCCTCCTTTTTTGCCTTTAAACCTTATTGCTTCTGAAATGAATATCTGTAGATGTTCACTTGCTCAGAGTGGGTTTTGCTGCTAAGTCAGCAAAATTCTCTGATCAAGTGGACTGTAAGGTGCTATAGCTAATAAAGCATGAGTGTATTTAGGGGGATTTAATCCCGTTTTGATCTTTGATTAGTCTTTCACGTCGTTTCCGACTAATTCATTTATGTCCCAAACAGGTGAAGAAAATAGCATCGGAGTATTACGACGATCTGCCGTGTTACACATCGTGGTTGAAAGTCCTCTACGATTTCATCATGGATGACGAGCTGAGTCCATACTCCCGTGTGAAGAGGAAGTTGAAGGGAGACCTCAAGTTGGAATGAATGGATTTCCGTTGACCAAAAATAATTGCCGAGCCTCAAACTTGCGCGCACACACGCCACCTACTAACCCCTTCAGTAACACAGTTAGggtagtattgtgtgtgtgagtgaacaaAGACTggctttattttgtgtgtgtgagtgagagagagagagaatggtcaTTTTATTCGAATCATTTCAAGCAATGTCGTCAAAGTCTGTTGGTGAAAATTAGGAAAATTATTCCTTCTTGTTTGGGTTTTCACACGCTGCAGCTTTGTCGTACACAAATGTCACtgcacattttaatttttttttttttgtgtgatcaCTACtacttcaatttttttttttttttaacattttcttaAAATTAAAAGCTGATGTACTTGTAAGCCCAAGCACCTAGTCTGAAAGAGTGATGATCAGAAGCACCTTCTCAAtgtaatttaaatacatttgcagCTCCCCTTGCCACAACAGACTGATTTCTACCAGCAAGTGACAAGTGTCCTGCCTTCAGTGCTTATCACTGTCTGTGGATTTTAATGGGacgtcccccccccccccccgtatGACTAACATCAGGAGTGTGCACTCAAGGTGTGGACCTGTACGAGTTCTCTCTGACCGATAACTTATCATGCATATTTATTCTGAAATGGCGCTGGAGCATTCGGAGATGACCTTGCTAGCAGAATAGCGAGTCGCTGTGCTGATTCGGTAACAAATTTTCAAACCAAGTCCACTTGTGATTAATGATTTTGTAATGTTGAATTTGGAGAAATGTTACTCGTGAGCAACCCTCTAGCTGTCCCGCACTTTACCGTTCTGTATTGGTCAGCTTCAGTCACACATACAGGATCATTTCCTGATCTTTACATATAGATGTGTTAAAATAACTTAGTACCTGTGCTGGCAGCccacacagattttttttttaggcgAGCAAAACAGCCTTAAAGTAAATAACGCTTAATATTTACTCGCGTAGCAATTGATCAAGCAGGTGATTCACTGACAGCACATTCTTCTTATGTGATGCTTTTTCCCAGGCTTGTAGCACAAACCCAAATGTCTGCAGCgtaaagcaaaaacaacagaatCGGCCCGGAtcttccaatacttttggaggggactgTACCAGTAACAATATTGCGCTATTtaaaaagatatataaatatatatatatatatttttttatacatcttTTGACATGTCAGTGAAAATGTCAATACATTAAGAAACAAAATGGCTTCTAGATTTCGGATTGTGTTGAATCACTGATATATTATACATGCCTATTGAAGAGGTAATCCGATTTAGACCACATCACTGTTGAATCCTCATATCCGCAGCTCTGATGGTTGTTCCGGCTGTAATTCAgatcatttatattaatgcgcttgtTCTAATGCATCGAATCGTTACCATAGTAACCGCTCATTCAGAAGGATTTGTATGGCAGATGCTCGACCCTGTTATTTAACACAGAAATGTAATAATCATTGACTTAGTAAAGTGGACTTGATTGCCTTTTGAACCTtgactgagagaaagaggggagaAGAACCTGACGAGGAAACGTCCATAGTGCATCAGCatgctcgaatctgattggtcagattattattattattaatataaaggCAGAGGAGCTTTCAGGTTCTTGGTAAAATGACAGGctttgtttttggtgtgtgagagattcGGCTGGTGAAAGCTACAACAGAAGTAAGAATAGGAGTCGTGTTGCTCACAAAGAGCTTAAAAGCAAAGTCACACTCCAGCATGTGCTGTTGTATGAAAAATAAAGCAGCCTATTGTATTAGGTCTCTGATGCACTTGGTATCATTCCCCCAGTGTTTTATTACAGATAAATGTGgtataaaaaggaataaaacaacttGTGCTTTGTGACGACTTCAGTATCTCTGCTTCATGTTTAGTTGCATCactcattatttttgtttaatggtACGTCCtgtcgtgttttattccttcacCACAGATTCAGTTTTTGGCACTACGAAAGGAGTGCCCGAAATTCATAACTTCATTCCTTTTAATGCACTAGGTGTGACTACAACAAAGAGCCATAGTTTCACTTTTATAAATAGTAACAACAGGATGATGGCtggaatggggaaaaaaatgcgaTGGTTTCTCAATCCAGTGCTGACTAAATGTCCTGTCATTATTTTCCCACagagacacagctcttatttgcATGCTAATGTGGTCGATTGGTTCTTTTACTTGCCTCTGATTATATCGCATGGGCAAGAGTGCTGTAGCTCATTTACAGTCATGCTGATGTTCAGTCAGCCGTGAGTATGATGTTGCtaatatttctattaaaaaatgattaagtgAGTGACAATTTGGACACAATATGCTGTATGCAGAAATAGAACCTAAAGAaaccataaaaataaatatctttaagTCAAAGTTGCCGTGTCTGCCGAAGTCTCAAACTCGACTAGGAAGTGGAAATTTAAGGACAGAGTGAAGCCCCCAATGTTGTTAGAAGAAGGTCTAAGCACTCTCAGAAGGCCACTCTACCAAAATCACTGGACTGGAACAAACCGTTGTACTGTATAACTAACTACTGAAAGTTCTACAATGCCTTTTTCTTTCACTAAAATCTACTGCTCGTTTATCCAAATACATCAAACATGTTAGGCTAAAGTGAAACATCTGTACAGTTGTGTGACTGCAGGGAGGATTGTGCCGGAGAAATGATTTCCTGTATCAGTATTACAACTAGCAAGGGTCAGCGTCCATGCTGGAGATCATTTAACTCTGTGTGGGCTGATAAGATAACCTGCTCTGTTATGCTTTGCTGCATTTGTGTGACTTCATTAAAAccagataaaataaatattttgtcctTTATGCTATTAAATACTTTATTTCAGCATGGCCCTCATGGAATTGAGGTCAATAGAATAATATTGAAGTTTTACaccaatcaaaacaaaaaaatggtgAGAAAAGCGCCAGTCTCCATCAGTAGTCCTATCTGGTGAGAGATTCTCGCAGTTTCTCGTACATCAGCTGGTCCTGTATGGAAAAGCAAAACAGAAGCAAAACACTTTTGGTGTTTGAAAGTCATGTGATAATGAAAGATAATAGCTGGCACTAAATGCTCAGAGGGTAGTTGTTGTTTGCTTTTCTAAAAGAGGGATGAGAAATGATGCGACTTCCTTTACTGCACAAATTCCACGTAGCACAAAGCTGTTTATTTCTGCAAACCAAGAGCCAGAACTGACTTTGCTCCACCAAAGCAAACAGTGTATACGTGGCAGCTAAAACTCCAGGCTCCAGTGTAAGAAATTTGGCTATAAGAGAAAAAAGTCTTAGCAACCTTCTCTCCTGGGAACTGGACAGACTGGTTCACTGAAGCACTTGACAAGCATCATGAGCTAcgagaacacacacatgcacctgcTTACATCCCACAAGGCCAAGAGTTTTGAAGCTAATAGGACTCTTAGGGGAATCATTAGCCCTTTTGACTTGATGCTGGGTTACAGAAATGCACTTGCAGTGGATAAACATATGTCTAGCCGACTAAACTGCAGACGCAGTATACAAGCTGCTCGAGGACACTCCCTCTTATTAGTCTCACCAGTTGCTACATATCAGTATTATTGGCTCCAGCGCTCCTGTGTTAAGTGCACTCACCTTTTTAGACACGGACGGCCGCACCTTCTTGAAAGCCTCTTCAAAATTCTGCTTGCTGACTTGTATGTCTTTAACAGAGCTGGAGGAGAATGTGTGTCCTGTGTCAAAGAAACATCGCCAAAAAGTGAACCGCATGCACCCGAGGACCAGACTATGCAACCGTATGACAATCCTAAAGCATTCCGCATGCAAGTGTCCACCATTTGGgaattcaaatgaattattgcCACAAAAAATGGCTTCTAAATGTAGCATTTTAATAGCAGTACCTGTATATAATGCAGGAGATAACAATTATGAAGCACAAGTTTTAACTATTACTGATGGGAAACAAACCTCAAAGCATTTATGATACACAATATGTGTTTGCTCACAATCTGCCAGAAATTTAGTACTGTTGCATTTATAAAAGACTTAAAATTGTAATGGATAGACAACTGAGACAGAGAATCTCTAAAACAagactgatgtgtgtgaggagtgaatGCTAGCCCAGATGGTCTGATCCTACAGaaaagctactgtagcacaCACTGCTGAAAAAGTTCATGCCGGCTCTGATGGAAAGGTGTCGGAACACACAGAGCATTGCAGTATGCTGTGTATAGAGCTGACCGGTGAGAGTGACCATGCTGATCTCTGTATACTGCGAAAACGTTATTTTGCTGGTTGtcactggttgtccttccttggaccattttggTAGATACTAAGCACATTGTATCAACAAACAACCCAGTCCTCTAACggtcacaatctggcccttgttaAAGTCGCTTAAATCAACTACAAGAACTGACTTTTCACTGACTGCCTAATATAATGAGATAATCGATCAGGAAcaccattatgaccactgactaacagtgaataacactgattatctcctcatcatggcacctgttagtgggtgggatatattaggcagcaagtgaacattttaagTTTAACAaaggccaaactgtgatggctagacgactggatcagagcatctccaaaactgcagctcttgtggggtgttcccggtctgcagtggtcagtatctatcaaaactattcttcaagtcctgtaagtatctagctcagggatctagtggagtccatgcctcgacgggtcagggctgtttatggcagcaaaaggggggaccaacacaatattaggcaggtggtcataatgttatgcctgatcagtgtagatccTACATCTTAGTTATCAGAGTTTAAATAGCAATTGAACAATTACGAGAATCCTCACTGAATtctataacaaataaataaccccAGGtgatgacaaataaataaataaataaataaataaataaagattccAGAACGTAGTCATGTGCTGGCAACAATTTAcatattaaattttaaattattattattattattattattattattattaataataataaccctgTCTTAATACCTATATTTCCATTTTCTAAATCCCACCTCCTGCTGCACCACAATCATCACCCAGAACATGATACATGATCTAGTTAAGGGAACTAGGTCACATTATTTAACGATCACTGACAACTTTTTCAGAAACAGGAACACTCCTCATGTGGAAACACAGGCGCAAACCCGTGCAGCACAAGTCATATAACTCTATATAACTCATATGCTCTATGTCCTATCAGCAGGTGAACGtctcaaaagaaaataaagattcTATTGTCACTGATTTTAACTCTCAACAATAAACAGCTGTCTTCTAAAGACTAAGTGTGAAAGCTGGCACCTTTCTTACAGTTCACTGGAATTGATTCTTCTTCCTTGTTTAAGGGTACATCGTGCAAAACCTTTGTTTTTTGTAATGCAGTACCCATCCTTTGCATAGTTCAACTGGAGGTCGGAAGGCTGCAGTGTTATGAGCTGGTTTGCATATTATTTTGCATATTATGAGCTGGTATTGCATATAGACcggaaaaaattaaaatccaaataaacaaTGCAGAAAATGGCCACAACccaataacaaacaaaacatatcTAATATTTACCTTGTATTCTATCACAcatcattccacacacacacagagtaggtCTTCACTTGCTTATAACATAATAGTGAATGAAAATCACACTCATTTCATAAGAAAGAGTGGAGAAGCTGAAAGTCAGTGAATGTCAGGTCACTGCTCTGGATACAAAGACTAAATCACACTGAAAAATATGATCAAGGATTGATGCAGCATTTTCTGAATATCATTAACTGATAATAATTAGTGCCCAAAGTTCAGTCCTAATCATTTTCAGAAAATTCCACCCCTTTTCACTTTTGTACAGAATATTTAGAATTCATAAATAGGATTGTTTACATCCTATAAATGGCAATTCTGAGAAAAATCCTATATATATTCTAATTCATAAACATACTATAAGACATTTTAACTGTAAATCTACTTAAGAACAATCAATACAATGTCAAAACATTAATTTTCATATTATATACACTCCCTTCAAAAGTGTCATTTTAGTTCAGACAGACCAGAATGAGACCCTTTGTTTGAACCCACCTAAATTTTCAGCAAGAATATTGAAGTATGTGACTGACCGGTGTTtcttgttcaggtgtgtactTACTGTTTACAATGTTAATAGTTCTCAATGTCTATTGTATGGTTTGAGTACTGGGTTTAAACCTGCATGTtttgttaaaaaggataaaccgacatgaagaccagagagctgtctatgggagaacAGTAAGCCATTTTGATGCTGAGAAATCATCAGACATCAGGCTGGCCAAGGAAAACTATAGCAGTTGATGACCAACCTTGTAAGAAAAACTGTTCGATGTAGACCACTCATCAGTGGAAAGAATCAGATGACCAGGCTGCAAATGTCTggatatattgaatatattctGGTCTATCATCTCATGTTCATCTGATGATCTCAGTCCCAAATGATCCATTAGGACTatcagggaaagaaaaaaaaaaagcactagcCGTTCCTTTTGGAGGGAGTCGTATATAATAGAAGAAATGATGATTCGACATTATATGGATTATTAAGTAGAAAAGGACAGATTTTCAGTTAAAGAAAtactcagtggttaagatgaaCAACTGATCAGAAAGATGAGAtctgccaagctgtcactgctgggcccttgagaaaggcccttaaccctgaacaGCAgttataaatgagataaacatAAGTCACTCTAGATAAGATTGCCTGATGCTGTAAATGAGCCACAAAAATTCTGAACACAGTTACTTTAAGCACGAGATCTGCAAccaaatatttatttgaaacCTATCCATTCCAATACTTCTGCACACCTAAAAATCGTGCGGTTGCCCCCAAAGGTGCCATGCTCTAAATCGTTTAATTCAATGTACAAGATCTGAAATCTATTATGTTGAAATAATGCAACTGTAAATCCACAGAAGcaagaaaatgttttgaaaagatggaaattttgaagaaaaaacatttgTCCCTTATTTTTTTGACCCTATGACGGTGGCAACCATAAGTGTGTGGGATGCTGGCATGTTTACCTTCGTGTGCAGGAGATGTTTGAGAGTAGAGGTGGGCTCTTAATGCGTTAACCGAAGCCTCTCTAACTAGAGCTGACAAGTCTGccccgctacacacacacacacacacacacacacagagcgagagagagagtataataAACTTAATGATACCACTGAAACTAACATGACATCAgcagatgccagtcagcctcaATAAAACAATTACGGTCATCACCTTTAGCAAAAAAATAGCTGAATAGCTGCAATAAAAACATCTAACATGCACATAAAGTTCCttgaaacattttacatttaataaatatagcAATTGTACTAATGttgaaacgtttttttttttaaagaaacaagtATATAATAAACTACCCCTAATCCATTTGATCACAGATTTAGTTTAATTCTTTCATGTTGTGCAATACTCACGTGAAACAGTCACAACGTTCGTCATGGGCAATTTCCTCCAAGTTCACATCAACGTCCAGACGAGGCTTAGTTCCTCCCTGTGGCAATTCCATGGATTATTTACAACTTACTTGCAATGCAGTTCACGTTATTGTTCTGTACAAGCTGATTACCTCAGCAGCCGTGTTAAACAGATAAATTCACCTTGGTAATAGTGAGTAATATGGCGTGTCTGTCTGCCGGCGGAGGCAAACCCACGTACAAGGTTTTGTCTAAACGGCCCGGTCGAAGCACTGCTG
This portion of the Hemibagrus wyckioides isolate EC202008001 linkage group LG29, SWU_Hwy_1.0, whole genome shotgun sequence genome encodes:
- the degs1 gene encoding sphingolipid delta(4)-desaturase DES1, with the protein product MGNRVAREDFEWVYTDQPHADRRKEILAKYPEIKSLMGPDPRLKWIVCMMVAIQFLAFYLIKDLEWKWVLFWTYAFGSCINHSMTLAIHEISHNTAFGNNRAKLNRWFAIFANLPIGLPYSASFKRYHLDHHRYLGGDGVDVDIPTDFEGWFFCTRFRKFIWIILQPLFYAIRPLCINPKPISRLEIVNALIQFTFNILLYWMLGTKPLFYMLAGSMLGMGLHPISGHFIAEHYMFLKGHETYSYYGSLNLLTFNVGYHNEHHDFPSIPGRRLPLVKKIASEYYDDLPCYTSWLKVLYDFIMDDELSPYSRVKRKLKGDLKLE